One Desulfobulbus oligotrophicus DNA segment encodes these proteins:
- a CDS encoding ABC transporter ATP-binding protein — MIRFVRVCKSYTQKDRSVVPVFAGLDLHIAAGELVCVLGASGCGKTTLLNLAAGFVFPASGSVLFEGNPVQGPGPECGVVFQDATLFPWLTAYGNVAFALKQRGVRGQQLKETTSEYLAFMGLADQAHQYPCGLSGGMRQRVAIARVLALASRVLLMDEPFSALDAHSRERMQDELLRVHAHAGQTILYVTHSVAEAAYLGDRIILLGQRGVLLDIPVTVARPRRRSGEELLPVEEQLRACLRQEYTKEE, encoded by the coding sequence ATGATCCGCTTTGTCCGGGTCTGTAAATCCTATACACAAAAAGACAGGTCTGTGGTGCCGGTCTTTGCTGGTCTTGATCTGCACATTGCAGCGGGTGAACTGGTCTGTGTGCTGGGCGCGTCCGGCTGCGGTAAGACCACCCTGCTGAATCTGGCGGCGGGATTTGTGTTTCCGGCTTCAGGCAGCGTACTGTTTGAAGGCAACCCTGTCCAGGGGCCGGGACCGGAGTGTGGTGTTGTTTTTCAGGATGCCACGCTTTTCCCCTGGCTGACCGCCTATGGCAATGTTGCCTTTGCCCTGAAACAGCGGGGAGTCCGGGGGCAACAGCTTAAAGAGACGACCAGCGAATACCTCGCATTTATGGGATTGGCAGACCAGGCCCACCAATATCCCTGTGGGCTGTCCGGTGGGATGCGGCAGCGGGTGGCCATTGCCCGGGTATTGGCGCTGGCTTCGCGGGTGCTGCTGATGGATGAGCCCTTCAGTGCCCTGGATGCCCACAGTCGGGAACGGATGCAGGATGAGTTGCTGCGCGTGCATGCCCATGCCGGACAGACGATTCTCTACGTGACCCACAGTGTGGCTGAGGCTGCTTATCTGGGTGATCGCATCATCCTTTTGGGGCAAAGGGGTGTTCTGCTCGATATCCCGGTGACCGTGGCCCGGCCGAGAAGACGTTCCGGGGAGGAGCTGCTGCCGGTGGAAGAACAGCTGCGCGCCTGTCTGCGGCAGGAGTACACAAAAGAAGAATGA
- a CDS encoding ABC transporter permease → MPYFLQLCLRRLIPILAVLAVWSLIAWGVHAFRGVDFPTARQTGERLWALLNSAPLAGSTLWLHIQESLQRWLAGFSIAAVSGVSFGLLAGGVPWFATITTGIPQVLLMIPGLAWIPVAILLFGIGEPATVFMIAVASFAPIAISVAHGIRGVDVYLIRAAQMMGAGHWTLFFQVLLPAALPSIISGLRIGLGTGWRVLVAAEMVVGTGTGLGYSIIQARWSLDYPAAFACIGVICAIGLVAERLVLYPLEQKTTARWTATLERS, encoded by the coding sequence ATGCCGTATTTTCTACAGCTCTGTTTGCGCCGGTTGATACCGATTCTTGCTGTGTTGGCGGTGTGGTCCCTGATCGCGTGGGGGGTGCACGCCTTTCGGGGAGTGGATTTCCCGACTGCCCGGCAGACCGGTGAGCGCCTGTGGGCACTGCTCAACAGTGCGCCGCTGGCCGGCAGTACCCTGTGGCTTCATATTCAGGAAAGCCTGCAACGGTGGCTGGCGGGCTTCAGTATTGCAGCGGTTTCCGGTGTCAGCTTCGGTCTTCTGGCTGGCGGCGTCCCTTGGTTTGCCACAATCACCACTGGTATTCCGCAGGTTTTGCTGATGATTCCGGGGCTGGCCTGGATTCCGGTGGCCATTTTGCTCTTTGGTATCGGAGAGCCGGCAACCGTGTTCATGATTGCGGTGGCCTCCTTTGCGCCCATTGCCATCAGCGTTGCCCATGGGATCAGAGGGGTGGATGTGTATCTTATCCGTGCCGCTCAGATGATGGGTGCGGGCCACTGGACGCTCTTTTTTCAGGTCCTGCTTCCCGCTGCTCTGCCCTCGATCATCAGCGGTCTGCGCATTGGCCTGGGTACCGGATGGCGGGTCCTGGTTGCTGCGGAAATGGTGGTCGGTACAGGCACGGGCCTGGGCTATTCCATTATTCAGGCTCGCTGGTCCCTTGACTATCCGGCGGCCTTTGCCTGTATCGGGGTGATCTGTGCCATTGGTCTTGTGGCGGAACGGCTTGTTCTGTATCCTTTGGAGCAGAAGACCACTGCACGCTGGACAGCGACCCTGGAAAGATCATGA
- a CDS encoding PKD domain-containing protein, whose product MHRVLVSFLLTLFFCMPTWAFADSTHSIRAEWSRYSAPTGLTVAGFNLYQDGELACQTQGSRATSLDCTVSLKNDSPQFTLTAAFTNGTESSHSAPFAFTPPSITPVGETATIRAQWTRYTAPSGYTTSGYNLYMEGVLACQTQSTRATSLDCTVSLPADRTSFTLTAAFTNGAESAHSEPFTYTKPNSKQPPTAAITASANSGTAPVSITFNGSGSTAGSSAITSYSWNFGDGATASGSTASHEYTAAGTYTTTLTVTDQAGLTNLTSTTVVVSAPSNTTTLNAVISTSGNSGQAPLTVSFNGSSSTAATGNTISSYSWDFGDGTTATGATASHAYTSAGTYTATLTITDNRRRTNSTTTTIVVSAPANTNNSTLAAVISTSSAVGPAPLTVSFDGSASTAASGNSIRSYSWDFGDGTTASGASTSHAYTSAGTYTATLTITDNRRRTHSTSTPIVVSAPANTNKAPSAVVTATPTTGTLPLTVTFDGSGSSDSDGRITSYIWDFGNGSTASGANNSHTYTAAGTYTASLTVTDNNGARHTANTTIVVEEELLTADINLEAGEVEVTNNWVFVRFTNTFNNPIVIAGPPSINDADPTTVRIRNVSKTGFQIRMAEWDYLDGEHYSETVRYLVMEKGRSTLSDGTIIEAGSFAGTSKSKNVSFTSRFNKTPVVVTTVATENGTNAISGRINNITQQRFSYYFQEQEKNSSTHVNETVHYIAWEPGQGTVGSMRFEVGTTGNVVTNAWYTHNHQSSFGQAPFLLADMQTTNDTDTAALRVRNTTANSFGIKVEEERSRDYEVSHGAETVGYIAIGQAQTASSGTSSGGRSGRR is encoded by the coding sequence ATGCATCGTGTTCTGGTCTCTTTTCTACTAACCCTCTTCTTTTGCATGCCCACCTGGGCATTTGCAGACAGCACCCACTCGATCCGCGCCGAATGGTCGCGGTACTCCGCGCCGACAGGATTGACAGTTGCCGGATTTAATCTCTACCAGGATGGAGAGCTGGCCTGTCAGACACAAGGTTCTCGCGCCACGTCACTTGACTGCACAGTGTCGTTAAAAAACGACAGTCCCCAGTTCACACTGACAGCGGCATTTACAAACGGCACTGAAAGCTCTCATTCAGCACCGTTTGCCTTTACACCACCGTCCATTACACCGGTTGGCGAAACAGCAACCATTCGTGCACAATGGACAAGATACACCGCACCCAGCGGGTACACCACATCGGGCTACAACCTGTATATGGAAGGCGTTCTGGCCTGTCAGACACAAAGTACACGGGCCACTTCACTCGACTGCACAGTGTCGCTTCCAGCCGACAGGACCAGCTTCACGCTGACAGCTGCTTTTACAAACGGTGCTGAAAGCGCCCACTCAGAGCCATTTACGTACACAAAACCAAACAGCAAGCAACCGCCGACCGCTGCAATCACCGCCTCGGCAAACAGCGGCACAGCTCCTGTCAGCATCACCTTTAACGGGTCGGGTTCGACAGCAGGCAGCAGTGCTATCACCTCGTATAGCTGGAACTTTGGCGATGGTGCCACTGCCTCTGGATCAACTGCTTCCCACGAGTACACCGCAGCAGGAACCTACACCACCACACTGACAGTCACCGACCAGGCCGGATTAACCAACCTGACAAGCACAACCGTCGTAGTGTCAGCACCAAGCAACACCACCACACTGAACGCCGTGATCAGCACCTCCGGCAACAGCGGCCAGGCACCGCTCACTGTTTCCTTCAACGGCTCAAGCTCAACAGCAGCCACCGGCAACACCATCAGCTCCTACAGCTGGGATTTTGGTGACGGGACAACCGCCACCGGTGCAACCGCCTCCCATGCCTACACCTCGGCAGGAACCTATACCGCCACCCTGACCATTACCGACAACAGAAGGCGGACAAACTCAACCACCACCACCATTGTGGTCTCTGCTCCTGCTAATACCAATAACAGTACGCTTGCTGCTGTTATCAGTACCTCTTCCGCTGTCGGTCCGGCACCGCTCACCGTTTCCTTCGACGGCTCGGCATCAACGGCGGCATCCGGCAACAGCATCAGGTCCTACAGCTGGGATTTCGGCGACGGCACAACCGCCTCCGGCGCATCTACCTCCCATGCCTACACCTCGGCAGGAACCTATACCGCCACCCTGACCATTACCGATAACAGAAGACGGACACATTCAACCAGCACACCCATTGTGGTCTCTGCTCCGGCCAACACTAACAAGGCACCCTCTGCTGTGGTAACCGCCACACCAACCACCGGTACCTTGCCGTTGACCGTTACCTTTGACGGCTCGGGCTCCAGTGATTCCGATGGTCGCATAACCAGCTACATCTGGGATTTCGGCAACGGCAGCACAGCCTCCGGTGCCAACAACTCCCATACCTACACTGCAGCCGGCACCTATACCGCCAGCTTGACAGTCACCGACAACAACGGTGCACGTCATACAGCCAACACCACCATCGTGGTTGAAGAAGAACTGCTGACAGCGGATATCAACCTGGAGGCAGGTGAGGTTGAAGTGACCAACAACTGGGTATTCGTACGGTTTACCAACACCTTCAACAACCCCATTGTTATAGCCGGGCCACCCAGCATCAACGATGCCGATCCCACCACCGTACGTATCCGTAACGTCAGCAAAACCGGTTTCCAGATCAGAATGGCCGAGTGGGATTACCTGGATGGTGAGCATTACAGCGAAACCGTGCGCTACCTGGTAATGGAAAAAGGACGCTCCACCCTGAGCGACGGCACCATCATTGAAGCAGGCAGTTTTGCCGGTACCAGCAAGTCTAAGAACGTGTCTTTTACCAGCAGGTTCAACAAAACGCCTGTGGTTGTGACCACTGTGGCCACGGAAAATGGAACCAACGCCATCAGCGGCCGGATCAACAACATCACCCAGCAACGCTTCAGCTACTACTTCCAGGAGCAGGAGAAGAACAGCAGTACCCATGTCAATGAAACCGTACACTATATTGCCTGGGAACCCGGCCAGGGCACGGTTGGCTCCATGCGCTTTGAAGTCGGCACCACCGGTAACGTTGTGACGAACGCCTGGTACACGCACAATCATCAGAGTTCCTTTGGCCAGGCACCGTTCCTCCTGGCTGATATGCAAACAACCAACGATACCGACACTGCAGCCCTGCGTGTGCGCAACACCACAGCAAACAGCTTTGGTATCAAGGTTGAAGAAGAACGGTCCAGGGATTACGAAGTAAGCCATGGTGCCGAAACAGTCGGATACATCGCAATCGGGCAGGCACAAACCGCCTCCAGCGGAACGTCCTCAGGCGGACGTTCAGGACGTAGATAA
- the asnB gene encoding asparagine synthase (glutamine-hydrolyzing) encodes MHSINGILSWKRNVQLCAATMSRGSSQHYPNPLNVLVDEPLVLSHQQPEPAGTKTMVEQPERFGCWALAFIGRIYNSAEVQKKLIDHGYTFEALNDVELVLKAWDCWGEECLHRLQGQFVFCIVNTDKKRLHLCRDRYGNQPLFYSHIEKELLFSSHLRTLVQAQSRKPEPDQDALAVFLALHYVPAPQTGWKHIQKLRPGHILTVTYTEERLQITEPRAWHRPFSPMNTEKGISLQQLDTALSESVYRQMGRDAPIGAFLSGGVDSSLICHYAAQHRTDPLHTFSIGFVDAGSEYDETVHARRAAEIIGAHHHAVRVELAGISDRIELVLAEMDELNADTSVFLTHIVCEEASKHVAVCLSGAGGDELFGGYFRHQALLALKLLQKIPKPLISTVRTILHPLPQNRDHRLGNLVRRLIRFFEQRDHEQSDFLTIVRQDRAYPQTPSFFQQPRINTLLKALEFDFNHFLSDNILTFTNTMARVHNLEICVPFLDTNVIRVAEQMRNNQRVTLFDKKILLKQLAARYFPRDLIYRKKQGFAAPLEVWLRNLPREALKKRCLGEASKLLVSEPAINQLVDSFLDDRRDLSLQLFALIVMNVWYQGGN; translated from the coding sequence ATGCACAGTATTAATGGTATACTTTCCTGGAAGCGGAATGTGCAACTATGCGCTGCAACAATGAGCCGTGGATCTTCCCAACACTACCCCAACCCTCTGAACGTGCTCGTTGACGAACCTCTTGTACTGAGTCATCAACAGCCAGAGCCTGCCGGCACGAAAACCATGGTAGAGCAACCCGAACGGTTTGGCTGCTGGGCCCTTGCTTTCATCGGCAGAATCTATAACAGTGCAGAAGTACAAAAAAAACTCATTGATCACGGTTATACTTTCGAAGCACTAAATGATGTTGAACTTGTACTCAAAGCCTGGGACTGCTGGGGTGAAGAGTGCCTGCATAGGCTACAGGGTCAGTTTGTCTTCTGCATTGTCAACACCGATAAAAAACGTCTTCACCTCTGTCGAGATCGTTACGGTAATCAGCCCCTCTTTTACAGCCATATTGAAAAGGAACTCCTCTTTTCTTCTCATCTGCGCACCTTAGTGCAGGCTCAGTCCAGAAAACCAGAACCTGACCAGGATGCCCTAGCCGTTTTCCTGGCCCTGCACTATGTACCGGCACCACAGACCGGCTGGAAACATATCCAAAAACTTCGTCCCGGCCACATTTTGACCGTCACATACACAGAAGAGCGACTGCAGATTACAGAACCTAGGGCCTGGCACAGACCATTTTCACCGATGAATACTGAAAAGGGGATCTCTCTGCAGCAACTAGACACAGCCCTGTCGGAAAGTGTGTACAGACAAATGGGGAGAGATGCTCCCATTGGTGCTTTTTTAAGTGGAGGGGTGGATTCCAGCCTGATTTGTCACTATGCTGCCCAACATCGTACCGACCCCTTGCATACCTTTTCCATCGGTTTTGTCGATGCCGGTTCAGAGTATGACGAAACTGTCCATGCTCGACGGGCTGCAGAAATTATTGGTGCCCACCACCATGCTGTGCGGGTAGAACTTGCTGGAATCTCAGATCGTATAGAACTCGTCTTGGCAGAAATGGACGAGTTGAACGCCGATACTTCTGTCTTCCTCACCCATATTGTGTGCGAAGAGGCAAGCAAGCACGTGGCTGTCTGTCTCAGCGGTGCCGGCGGCGACGAGCTGTTCGGTGGATACTTCCGCCATCAGGCTTTGTTAGCACTGAAACTTCTTCAAAAAATCCCCAAACCATTGATCAGCACTGTGCGGACTATTCTCCATCCACTACCGCAAAATCGTGATCATCGCCTGGGTAACCTTGTACGACGCCTGATCCGATTCTTTGAACAACGCGACCATGAGCAGAGTGATTTTTTAACCATCGTTCGCCAGGACCGTGCCTACCCGCAAACCCCTTCGTTCTTCCAACAGCCAAGAATAAACACCCTGCTCAAAGCACTGGAATTTGATTTCAATCACTTTTTAAGTGATAACATCCTCACCTTCACCAACACGATGGCCCGGGTTCATAATCTGGAGATATGCGTTCCTTTTCTTGACACCAACGTTATCAGGGTTGCCGAACAGATGCGCAACAATCAACGTGTCACACTCTTTGACAAAAAGATACTGCTCAAACAGCTGGCTGCCCGTTACTTTCCCAGGGATTTGATCTACAGAAAAAAACAGGGCTTTGCCGCCCCTTTGGAAGTGTGGTTGAGAAATCTGCCAAGAGAAGCATTAAAAAAGCGCTGCCTGGGAGAAGCAAGCAAACTTCTTGTTTCTGAACCTGCAATCAATCAACTTGTTGACAGTTTTCTTGATGATCGGCGTGATCTCTCTTTGCAACTGTTTGCGCTGATTGTGATGAATGTGTGGTATCAGGGAGGTAATTAA
- a CDS encoding glycosyltransferase produces the protein MKKVLVIDEWIPFPLDSGKKIRTYNLLKHLAQSFEITLLCYGDADQTKVVEMERLGIKVVAIEDRRLKKWTLPFYARVGLNLFESTPFSTVYHVQPELKERLSSLIHSLHPDVIHCEWTNLAPLLIGCDLERCVISSHNIESDIWFRLAEQTKNPLKKLVALNQARKIEQLERYWYPQVAFCTAVSKNDSAVIEQYGGRPCTVENGVDVGFYVETCSEVCNDSIVFTASYDTFSNQDAAYFFIDEHWPTIRKELPDASLVFVGKNPTEKMKQAARKDSSIQLTGWVADVRPYIARARVCIVPLRIGGGSRLKIFEAMAMKKAIVSTSIGAEGIDVVDGRELMLRDDPKSFSEAVVTCYSDEQKQQHLAAHAFEFVKTNYDWPRLADIQKQVWLDVAS, from the coding sequence ATGAAAAAAGTATTGGTTATTGATGAGTGGATTCCATTTCCACTTGATAGCGGCAAGAAAATTCGCACCTATAATCTGTTGAAACACTTGGCTCAATCTTTTGAGATAACGCTGTTGTGTTACGGTGATGCCGATCAAACAAAGGTTGTCGAAATGGAGCGGCTCGGTATTAAGGTTGTTGCCATTGAAGACAGGCGTTTGAAAAAGTGGACCCTACCCTTTTATGCACGAGTCGGTCTCAACCTGTTTGAGTCGACCCCTTTTTCAACAGTGTACCATGTGCAACCTGAGTTGAAGGAACGCCTTTCTTCTCTGATACATAGTTTACATCCCGATGTTATTCATTGTGAATGGACGAATCTGGCCCCTTTGTTGATTGGGTGTGATTTGGAAAGATGTGTCATTTCTTCACACAACATCGAGTCTGATATATGGTTTCGGCTTGCAGAGCAGACAAAAAACCCACTCAAAAAACTTGTTGCACTCAACCAGGCAAGAAAAATTGAACAACTGGAGAGATACTGGTATCCACAGGTTGCATTTTGTACTGCTGTCAGCAAGAATGACAGTGCTGTTATAGAGCAGTATGGTGGTCGCCCCTGTACTGTTGAAAATGGGGTGGATGTAGGATTTTATGTGGAGACTTGCTCAGAGGTATGCAACGATTCTATCGTGTTTACCGCATCTTATGATACGTTCAGCAATCAGGATGCAGCTTATTTTTTTATCGATGAGCATTGGCCCACCATAAGAAAAGAGTTGCCTGATGCCAGTCTTGTTTTTGTCGGTAAAAACCCAACAGAAAAAATGAAACAGGCTGCCCGAAAGGATTCCTCCATTCAGTTGACCGGATGGGTGGCGGATGTTCGGCCGTATATTGCTCGGGCAAGGGTGTGTATCGTCCCCTTGAGAATTGGCGGTGGTTCCCGGCTTAAAATTTTTGAAGCAATGGCTATGAAAAAAGCCATTGTTTCCACTTCCATTGGCGCTGAGGGAATTGATGTTGTTGATGGTCGAGAACTCATGCTTCGAGATGATCCAAAGAGTTTTTCGGAGGCTGTGGTTACCTGTTATTCAGATGAACAGAAACAACAGCACCTGGCTGCACATGCCTTTGAGTTTGTAAAGACAAACTATGATTGGCCCCGGCTTGCCGACATCCAAAAACAGGTTTGGTTGGATGTTGCCTCTTAA
- a CDS encoding O-antigen ligase family protein translates to MSTARYQPNRLWVYLTCIYILTWYLQLGLRVGLLGTIRFEFCLGAILSLAAFSTYFSIPEKNSPLFGPVLFLLGIFTCYTLFSHDFSHSWNIYFDRVVKFAMLAVFLSVFVRTPWALKMVVGAFLLAMLKLGQEGFVGWVTGGQVWQNQGIMRLHGSTPMYGHPNSFSGMAVGCLPFIYFLFPTVARIWKCALLLLLAFCAVIIIFTGSRTGYVATIGLGLVFFVLSPGKAKWRYFILAGLIGAVTLAFAPDEYKERFESIFTMQEREGASSETRMEIIHDAVDVYLAYPLGVGVGAFPLVRMEMFGRFQDTHNLYLELLTNLGPVGVIAFFMVIYQIFTVNKQIQKRLLGCRSPDQQFVAAVSKAVVAFIWARLFLGLFGMDTYEIYWWFAIGLSGAMWTIVQLGTTENTVSDHAIL, encoded by the coding sequence TTGTCTACAGCTCGGTATCAGCCGAACAGACTGTGGGTCTATCTCACCTGTATCTATATACTTACCTGGTATTTACAACTCGGCCTACGGGTTGGTTTATTAGGTACAATCCGGTTTGAATTTTGCCTTGGTGCTATCCTGTCCCTGGCAGCGTTTTCCACCTACTTTTCCATACCTGAAAAGAACTCGCCCCTGTTTGGACCTGTTCTCTTTCTTCTTGGTATTTTTACCTGCTATACGCTGTTTTCGCATGATTTCTCGCATTCTTGGAATATCTATTTCGACCGGGTTGTGAAGTTTGCCATGTTGGCCGTCTTTTTGTCTGTATTTGTACGCACGCCCTGGGCCCTGAAGATGGTGGTCGGTGCGTTTCTGCTGGCAATGCTCAAGCTGGGGCAGGAGGGCTTTGTGGGCTGGGTGACCGGTGGCCAGGTATGGCAAAATCAGGGAATTATGCGGTTGCACGGGTCAACCCCGATGTATGGGCACCCGAACTCATTCAGCGGGATGGCAGTGGGGTGTCTGCCGTTTATTTACTTTCTGTTTCCGACAGTTGCTCGAATCTGGAAGTGCGCTTTGCTGCTGCTGCTTGCCTTCTGTGCGGTGATCATCATCTTTACCGGTTCGCGTACAGGCTATGTGGCCACCATTGGGCTTGGCCTGGTCTTTTTTGTCCTCAGTCCGGGAAAGGCCAAGTGGCGATACTTTATTTTAGCCGGTTTAATTGGGGCTGTAACCCTTGCTTTTGCCCCGGACGAGTATAAAGAACGGTTTGAGTCCATCTTTACCATGCAAGAGCGAGAGGGAGCATCGTCCGAGACCAGGATGGAGATCATCCATGATGCTGTGGATGTTTACCTTGCTTACCCGTTGGGCGTGGGGGTTGGTGCCTTTCCCTTGGTGCGCATGGAGATGTTCGGCCGCTTTCAGGACACTCACAACCTCTATCTCGAACTACTGACAAACCTCGGCCCAGTAGGTGTAATCGCATTTTTTATGGTGATCTATCAGATATTCACGGTCAACAAACAGATTCAGAAAAGACTGTTAGGCTGTAGAAGCCCGGATCAGCAGTTTGTGGCAGCGGTTTCAAAGGCAGTGGTGGCCTTTATCTGGGCACGGTTATTTTTAGGTCTGTTTGGTATGGACACCTATGAGATCTACTGGTGGTTTGCTATAGGCTTGTCGGGAGCCATGTGGACGATAGTGCAGCTAGGTACTACGGAAAATACCGTTTCGGATCATGCTATACTTTAG
- a CDS encoding phenylacetate--CoA ligase family protein, protein MLMPFIRRNIVERLLALKNGSVKLECWQELEKSQWLPEEELRAIQWQCLQTLLNAAYTGNTFYRQRFEAAGITPDMISTPDDLRRLPILTKEEIRAAGPSMLSQGFEVENLQQAKTGGSTGRSLELYYTEECSERRNGCAWRHDRWAGWQPGEPVAACWGNPMLPKTVKEWLQHWLVQPILYLDTMSVNDDAVRSFVSQWHRMKPTLLFGHAHSLYLLACYLKKLNIIGLQPKGIISSSMMLIPSERQVIEETFGVRVIDRYGCEEVSLIACECERHEGMHLNIDHLFIEFIGEDGQPAAAGEPGKIVVTDLINTAMPFIRYQVEDVGIPTDRRCSCGRGLPLMEGLAGRVADFLVKPDQTRVAGISLIENTLTRFTGLDQMQIVQHALLDFEMRLVVGPTYTEEVGRELITYWKSVFSEDAQIRLVLLDAILPEQSGKFRFSICHVK, encoded by the coding sequence ATGCTCATGCCGTTTATCCGTCGAAATATTGTTGAACGACTGCTTGCCCTGAAGAACGGTTCGGTTAAGCTGGAGTGCTGGCAGGAGCTGGAAAAATCCCAGTGGTTGCCGGAAGAAGAGCTGCGCGCTATCCAGTGGCAATGTCTGCAGACGTTATTGAACGCCGCCTATACAGGCAACACCTTTTATCGGCAACGTTTTGAGGCAGCCGGCATCACGCCGGACATGATCAGTACGCCTGATGATCTTCGTCGACTTCCCATCCTGACCAAAGAGGAGATTCGTGCCGCAGGACCATCCATGTTGAGCCAGGGTTTTGAGGTGGAAAACCTACAGCAGGCCAAGACCGGAGGTTCAACAGGCAGGTCGTTAGAGCTGTACTATACAGAAGAGTGCAGTGAGAGGCGCAACGGCTGTGCCTGGCGACACGATCGCTGGGCCGGTTGGCAGCCGGGCGAGCCTGTTGCTGCCTGCTGGGGAAATCCGATGCTGCCGAAAACAGTTAAGGAATGGTTACAGCACTGGCTGGTGCAGCCTATACTCTATCTTGATACCATGAGTGTGAATGATGATGCTGTTCGCAGCTTTGTCAGCCAGTGGCATCGCATGAAACCGACCCTGCTGTTCGGGCATGCACACTCCCTCTATCTTTTGGCCTGCTACCTGAAAAAGCTGAACATCATCGGCCTGCAGCCTAAGGGTATTATCTCCTCCTCCATGATGCTGATCCCATCGGAACGGCAGGTGATTGAAGAGACCTTTGGCGTGCGTGTGATTGATCGCTACGGGTGCGAAGAGGTGAGCCTGATTGCCTGCGAGTGTGAGCGTCATGAGGGCATGCACTTGAACATCGATCATCTGTTTATCGAGTTCATCGGCGAGGACGGACAGCCCGCAGCGGCTGGTGAACCGGGTAAAATTGTTGTGACCGATCTTATCAATACAGCCATGCCCTTTATCCGCTATCAGGTGGAGGATGTGGGAATACCAACTGACCGGCGCTGCTCCTGTGGCAGGGGATTGCCGCTGATGGAGGGGCTGGCCGGCAGAGTGGCGGACTTTTTAGTCAAGCCGGACCAGACCAGGGTGGCGGGTATCTCTTTGATTGAGAATACCCTGACCCGGTTTACAGGGCTTGACCAGATGCAGATTGTGCAGCATGCACTGCTGGATTTTGAGATGCGTCTGGTGGTCGGCCCCACCTATACAGAAGAGGTGGGCAGGGAACTGATCACCTATTGGAAATCCGTCTTTAGTGAAGACGCCCAAATCCGCCTTGTACTGCTTGACGCAATCCTTCCGGAACAGTCTGGCAAGTTCAGATTTTCCATCTGTCATGTCAAATGA
- a CDS encoding serine O-acetyltransferase, whose translation MRTPWDATKDLIKADLYRYCGEPFTWADLLSVYWQTPGFAYSCWIRLAAFYKNHSWGRGIYLFCRWRLRQLAYRYGISIPYNTTIGPGLYIGHYGGIVVNHAAVIGKNCNLNHGVTIGATYGGKHPGTPVIGDNVYIGPGSFVIGGIQIGNHVAIGANTVVTKSVPDYGVVVHRTAEISVGHGSSHYVVNTV comes from the coding sequence ATGCGTACACCTTGGGATGCTACCAAAGATCTGATCAAAGCTGATCTGTACCGGTACTGTGGAGAACCGTTTACATGGGCTGATCTCTTGTCTGTGTACTGGCAGACCCCGGGATTTGCCTATTCCTGCTGGATCCGTCTGGCAGCCTTTTATAAGAACCATTCGTGGGGGCGAGGTATCTATCTGTTCTGCCGATGGAGGCTCAGGCAGCTTGCGTACAGGTACGGTATTTCCATACCCTACAACACCACCATCGGCCCTGGTCTGTATATCGGCCATTATGGAGGCATAGTGGTCAACCATGCTGCTGTTATCGGTAAAAATTGCAACCTGAACCATGGGGTTACCATAGGGGCCACCTATGGGGGCAAACATCCGGGTACACCGGTGATAGGGGATAACGTATACATTGGGCCGGGTTCGTTTGTTATCGGTGGTATTCAGATCGGCAACCATGTTGCCATTGGTGCAAATACGGTGGTGACAAAATCAGTGCCGGACTATGGGGTGGTTGTGCACAGAACTGCGGAGATCTCTGTTGGTCACGGCTCCAGCCATTATGTGGTGAACACAGTCTGA